One genomic window of Lytechinus variegatus isolate NC3 chromosome 1, Lvar_3.0, whole genome shotgun sequence includes the following:
- the LOC121407316 gene encoding calnexin-like, giving the protein MKLNFILLSLLLLGSLTVIHCQDDVDEEDYDDEEDMDVDVEEEEEVAPIEQVDYSPPEPSGPHHFAEPFDSADVLGSKWVPSKAKKDGVDEDISKYDGKWAIEEAETSPLAGDMGLVLKSRAKHHAISAKLNKPFVFDNEPFIVQYEVKFQNSHDCGGAYVKLLTDSPDLSLDAVFDKTPYTIMFGPDKCGADSKLHFIFRHKNPNTGEFEEKHAKKPSGAFSHVFTDKKVHLYTLVINTDNTFQILVDQKVVNSGSLLADMSPPVNPPAEIEDPDDKKPSDWDDRKKIPEPGAEKPDDWDEDEPKEIIDETAVQPDGWLEDEPELIDDPDAEKPDDWDDEMDGEWEPPKMNNPLCEDVGCGEWKPPMVANPAYKGKWKAPYIDNPNYQGEWKPKMIPNPDFFEDLEPFKMTPIGAAALELWSMSDNILFDNFIITTDREVADQYAADSFSLKQREGVVASAESFVAGLIDAATERPWLWAVFALVVIIPLFFCIRFCFKSSPEELDSKKSDEATPDDEKEGGDEDEKDGEKVEEDGEKVEEEEVSAEGDAVVRQRKKTTKADLEGPSEEADEAPEEESAPKEKSSTPKKPKTRSRKE; this is encoded by the exons ATGAAGCTGAATTTCATCCTTTTGTCTCTCCTCCTTCTTGGATCTCTCACTGTTATCCATTGCCAAGATGATGTAGATGAAGAGGATTATGATGACGAAGAGGACATGGATGTTGATgtggaggaagaggaagaagtagCACCTATAGAACAGGTGGATTATTCACCACCCGAACCATCAGGACCACATCACTTTGCTGAACCATTTGATAGTGCAGATGTTCTTGGCTCAAA GTGGGTTCCGTCCAAAGCAAAGAAGGATGGCGTCGATGAAGATATCTCAAAGTATGATGGGAAATGGGCCATTGAAGAAGCAGAAACATCTCCGCTTGCTGGTGACATGGGACTTGTATTAAAG TCGAGAGCCAAACATCATGCCATTTCTGCCAAGTTGAACAAGCCTTTTGTTTTTGATAATGAGCCATTCATAGTCCA ataTGAAGTCAAGTTCCAGAACTCTCATGATTGTGGTGGTGCTTATGTAAAGCTCTTGACTGATTCACCAGATTTATCCTTG GATGCTGTATTTGATAAGACACCATACACCATTATGTTCGGACCTGATAAATGTGGAGCAGACTCTAAG CTACATTTCATCTTCAGGCACAAAAACCCCAATACTGGTGAATTTGAG GAGAAACATGCCAAGAAGCCAAGTGGGGCATTCAGCCATGTGTTCACTGATAAGAAGGTCCATCTCTATACCTTAG TGATCAACACAGACAATACCTTCCAAATTCTTGTTGATCAGAAGGTCGTCAACTCTGGCAGTCTGCTTGCAGACATGAG TCCACCAGTAAATCCACCTGCTGAGATTGAGGATCCAgatgacaagaaaccatcagaCTGGGATGACAGAAAGAA GATCCCAGAGCCTGGTGCAGAGAAGCCTGATGATTGGGATGAAGATGAGCCTAAAGAGATCATTGATGAGACTGCAGTACAACCTGATGGATGGCTTGAAGATGAGCCAGAACTCATTGATGATCCAGATGCAGAGAAACCTGATGACTG GGATGATGAGATGGATGGAGAATGGGAACCACCTAAGATGA aCAACCCACtttgtgaagatgttggatgtGGTGAATGGAAGCCTCCAATGGTAGCAAACCCAGCATATAAGGGTAAATGGAAGGCACCTTACATTGATAATCCTAACTACCAAGGAGAATGGAAACCAAAGATGATCCCTAATCCTGATTTCTTCGAGGACTTAGAACCATTTAAAATGACACCTATT GGAGCTGCTGCACTAGAACTATGGTCAATGAGTGATAACATCCTGTTTGAtaatttcatcatcaccacgGATCGAGAGGTTGCTGACCAGTATGCTGCTGATAGTTTCAGTCTAAAGCAGAGGGAAGGAGTCGTTGCTTCAGCT GAATCATTTGTAGCAGGTTTAATTGATGCAGCCACAGAACGACCATGGTTATGGGCCGTCTTTGCTCTCGTCGTCATCATCCCTCTCTTCTTCTGTATAAGATTCTGCTTCAAATCG AGCCCAGAGGAGCTTGACAGTAAGAAGAGTGATGAAGCTACACCAGATGATGAGAAAGAAGGAGGAGATGAAGATGAAAAAGATGGAGAGAAGGTAGAAGAAGATGGAGAGAAGGTAGAAGAAGAGGAAGTATCAGCGGAAGGTGATGCTGTAGTTAGACAACGAAAGAAGACTACCAAAGCAGACCTAGAAGGTCCATCAGAAGAG GCTGATGAAGCTCCTGAAGAAGAATCAGCACCAAAAGAAAAATCCAG CACACCGAAAAAACCCAAAACACGCTCAAGAAAGGAATGA